Proteins encoded together in one uncultured Sphaerochaeta sp. window:
- a CDS encoding LacI family DNA-binding transcriptional regulator has protein sequence MPTIKDVALKAGVTVTTVSRVMNNRGYLSAKTKEKVRQAMQELDYHPSEVARSLAQKQTTLLGVIVPSLLHPYYSEVINALEYHASILGLKLLVCNAQRNAQKEAEYIDMLKANKVAGIILCTQSRNAVSSLVNLPVVTLERSISPSVPAVLCDNEMGGRLAAEHLLSQGCKHLVMIHGGRSSEERVQGFTQRCEKASVSFHVVQASKRQFNQLDYADLINTLFTDNPAIDGVFASSDVIAAQVIQICHKRGLCIPTEVKVIGFDDVDLARLLSPALSTIHQPIEELCAQAIQTIVGWESTERQSRIVLPVSLIQRSST, from the coding sequence ATGCCTACAATCAAGGATGTTGCCCTTAAAGCAGGCGTTACTGTCACGACCGTATCCAGGGTCATGAACAACCGGGGTTATTTAAGTGCAAAAACAAAGGAGAAAGTGCGTCAGGCAATGCAGGAGCTGGACTACCACCCCAGTGAGGTAGCTCGTTCCCTTGCCCAGAAGCAGACCACCTTGCTGGGGGTTATCGTCCCCTCCCTCTTGCATCCTTACTACAGCGAGGTGATCAACGCCTTGGAGTACCATGCCTCCATCCTTGGCTTGAAGCTCCTTGTCTGCAATGCACAACGCAATGCACAAAAGGAAGCCGAATACATCGACATGCTCAAGGCAAACAAGGTTGCCGGGATCATTCTCTGCACCCAGAGCAGGAATGCTGTCAGCTCTCTCGTCAATCTTCCGGTGGTTACCCTCGAGCGCTCCATCAGCCCTTCAGTACCAGCTGTTCTGTGCGACAACGAGATGGGTGGTCGTCTCGCTGCAGAGCATTTACTCTCCCAAGGGTGTAAGCATCTGGTCATGATACATGGAGGAAGATCAAGCGAGGAGCGTGTACAAGGGTTCACCCAGAGGTGTGAGAAGGCTTCAGTTTCCTTTCATGTGGTACAGGCAAGCAAACGACAGTTCAACCAGCTTGATTATGCAGACCTGATCAACACACTCTTCACTGACAACCCGGCCATCGATGGTGTCTTCGCATCAAGTGACGTCATTGCCGCACAAGTCATCCAGATCTGCCATAAGCGTGGATTGTGTATCCCCACGGAAGTAAAGGTCATCGGATTTGATGATGTTGATCTTGCCCGGCTCCTGAGCCCTGCACTCTCTACCATCCATCAGCCGATTGAAGAGCTCTGCGCACAGGCAATCCAGACCATTGTTGGCTGGGAGAGTACTGAGAGGCAAAGCCGCATTGTACTCCCCGTCAGCCTGATTCAGCGATCTAGTACCTGA
- the gtfA gene encoding sucrose phosphorylase codes for MKNGVMLITYPDSMGSNLSDLDTILSKHFSKALTSLHILPFFPSSGDRGFAPYTYEEVDPTFGSWKDIDHLAETYDLVFDYMINHISAKSPLLKEYLAEGPDSPSKDYFIDYETFWGGEPTEEQIQKIYKRKPKDPYETVTFSGGEKKKLWCTFSEEQIDLNVQTDLGESFMEANLARLAQHGAKIIRLDAFAYAYKKKDTDCFFVEPETWQLLAKCRSAVEKYGSDVLPEIHEHYSIQLKLASHSYPVYDFALPMLMLHALYFHQTQYLKNWFAICPRNQYTTLDTHDGIGVVDVYGLLPDEEIEATKEHLYDHGANVKRIYNSETYNNLDIYQINCTYYSALGEDDRAYLLARAVQFFSPGIPQIYYVGMLAGSNDLELLEKTKEGRNINRHYYTKEEVDETAQRPVVVALRLLMELRSSHPAFDGIFQMVEPTDEEHLIITWEHRGRTITLNADFASYSFTIEEGDHTLMRL; via the coding sequence ATGAAGAATGGAGTCATGCTTATCACCTATCCCGACTCAATGGGATCAAATCTTTCCGACTTGGATACCATCCTGTCCAAACATTTCAGCAAGGCATTGACCTCACTGCATATCCTCCCTTTCTTTCCCTCCTCAGGGGATAGGGGCTTTGCACCATACACCTATGAAGAGGTAGACCCTACCTTTGGCTCCTGGAAAGATATCGACCACCTTGCAGAAACCTACGACCTGGTCTTCGACTATATGATCAACCATATCTCTGCCAAGAGCCCATTACTGAAGGAGTATCTCGCCGAAGGCCCTGACTCTCCGAGCAAGGACTACTTCATTGACTACGAGACCTTTTGGGGAGGAGAACCCACGGAGGAACAAATCCAGAAGATCTACAAGCGAAAGCCAAAGGACCCCTATGAGACGGTTACCTTCTCCGGTGGTGAGAAAAAGAAACTCTGGTGCACCTTCAGCGAAGAACAGATTGACTTGAATGTACAGACTGATCTGGGAGAATCCTTCATGGAAGCGAATCTTGCCAGACTTGCCCAGCATGGAGCGAAGATCATTCGCCTGGATGCGTTTGCCTATGCATACAAGAAGAAGGACACCGACTGTTTCTTCGTAGAGCCGGAAACCTGGCAGTTACTGGCCAAATGCCGGAGTGCAGTCGAGAAATATGGTTCTGATGTGCTGCCTGAAATCCATGAACACTACTCCATTCAGCTTAAGCTTGCCAGCCATAGCTATCCTGTCTATGACTTCGCCTTGCCTATGCTGATGCTCCACGCTCTCTACTTCCACCAGACCCAGTATCTGAAGAACTGGTTTGCCATCTGTCCCAGAAACCAATACACCACACTCGATACCCATGATGGAATCGGCGTGGTGGATGTCTACGGCCTTCTGCCTGACGAAGAGATTGAGGCAACCAAGGAGCATCTCTACGACCATGGGGCGAATGTCAAAAGAATCTACAACAGTGAAACGTACAACAATCTGGATATCTACCAGATCAACTGCACCTACTACTCCGCCCTGGGAGAAGATGACCGTGCATACCTGCTTGCCAGAGCAGTCCAGTTCTTCAGCCCAGGTATTCCTCAGATCTATTATGTGGGAATGCTCGCAGGAAGCAATGACCTGGAACTGCTTGAAAAGACCAAGGAGGGGAGAAACATCAACCGTCATTACTACACCAAGGAAGAGGTTGATGAGACAGCCCAGCGACCAGTGGTTGTTGCTCTCCGTCTGCTGATGGAACTTCGCTCCTCCCACCCCGCCTTTGATGGCATCTTCCAGATGGTGGAACCCACTGATGAAGAGCACTTGATCATTACCTGGGAACACAGGGGAAGAACCATTACCCTGAACGCTGACTTCGCATCCTACTCCTTCACGATTGAGGAAGGGGATCATACCCTGATGAGGTTGTAA
- a CDS encoding tripartite tricarboxylate transporter substrate binding protein, translating to MKKLLILAVILMLAFPVLANGTQEESIDAYPSRNVRVIIPWSVGGMTDVLTRPVASHLEKQFGVPFVVENKPGGGGVVGSLEIEESANDGYVIGTTSMSTVSAKYVSPVYPDIHNVELISQVITIPATVTVNADSPFMTLQDLLDYAKANPGKLKNSNSGSGASAHIYASYFEAMAGIKVNHIPYPAYAEAVTALLGGHVDMTNIPLPDLSAHVDSGALRLLAIASAERHPSYPDVPTLKELGIDVVMGNYSGFVAPKGTDPEKVRILDEAIGKAMQDETIRKFLIDAGYQPVYLNRNEFKTVIADAEKQLEFLVNELGVEFVDD from the coding sequence ATGAAGAAACTGTTGATTTTAGCTGTCATTCTCATGCTTGCTTTCCCTGTACTTGCTAACGGGACGCAGGAAGAGTCTATTGACGCGTATCCCTCGCGGAATGTAAGGGTTATCATCCCTTGGTCCGTTGGTGGAATGACTGATGTTCTGACCCGTCCTGTGGCCAGCCACCTTGAGAAGCAGTTTGGGGTACCCTTTGTTGTTGAGAACAAACCCGGTGGTGGCGGTGTTGTAGGATCACTGGAAATTGAAGAATCCGCCAATGATGGCTATGTCATTGGAACCACTTCCATGTCCACTGTCTCTGCAAAGTATGTCTCTCCGGTATACCCAGACATCCATAATGTTGAGTTGATCAGCCAGGTCATCACCATCCCTGCAACGGTTACCGTCAATGCTGACAGCCCGTTCATGACCCTGCAGGACTTGCTGGACTATGCAAAGGCCAACCCTGGAAAGCTTAAGAATTCCAACTCTGGTTCCGGTGCTAGTGCACATATCTATGCTTCTTACTTTGAAGCCATGGCTGGCATCAAAGTGAATCATATCCCGTATCCTGCTTATGCAGAAGCGGTAACAGCACTTCTGGGTGGGCACGTTGATATGACCAATATCCCACTTCCAGACCTCTCTGCACACGTTGATTCTGGTGCATTGAGACTCCTTGCAATTGCATCTGCTGAGCGTCACCCTTCCTATCCTGATGTACCTACCCTCAAGGAACTTGGTATTGATGTAGTAATGGGTAACTACAGTGGTTTTGTTGCTCCCAAGGGCACCGATCCTGAGAAGGTGAGAATTCTTGACGAAGCAATCGGCAAGGCCATGCAGGACGAGACCATTCGTAAGTTCTTGATCGATGCTGGATATCAGCCTGTCTACCTTAACCGTAATGAGTTCAAGACGGTTATTGCAGATGCTGAGAAGCAGCTTGAGTTCTTGGTCAACGAGCTCGGTGTTGAGTTTGTTGATGACTGA
- a CDS encoding tripartite tricarboxylate transporter TctB family protein, protein MTKKNMDILAGIGFFAFAGLLFIAAGFMPTREGGIAALNTGFYPRMLSIILAVLSVLMIIEAIRKQYVQKDVEAWWTTKAAFSLFAVTLILLVLYPFIMKFLGFATASLIFITTLTWMLSDKAHRRPLVIGGISLALTVIVYIIFKMVLAIPFPQGMLI, encoded by the coding sequence ATGACTAAAAAAAACATGGATATCCTGGCAGGAATCGGGTTCTTCGCATTTGCAGGCCTGCTTTTCATCGCAGCTGGGTTCATGCCAACCCGTGAAGGTGGTATCGCTGCACTCAATACAGGGTTTTATCCAAGAATGCTTTCCATCATCCTTGCTGTCTTGTCAGTATTGATGATCATTGAAGCTATCCGCAAACAGTATGTACAGAAAGACGTTGAAGCATGGTGGACCACTAAGGCTGCTTTCTCCCTCTTCGCTGTTACGCTTATCCTGCTGGTACTGTACCCCTTTATCATGAAATTTCTTGGCTTTGCCACTGCAAGCCTGATCTTCATTACCACACTCACCTGGATGTTGAGTGACAAAGCACACCGCAGACCCTTGGTTATCGGGGGAATCTCCCTTGCGCTGACTGTAATCGTCTATATCATCTTCAAGATGGTACTTGCCATCCCCTTCCCACAAGGGATGTTGATCTAA
- a CDS encoding tripartite tricarboxylate transporter permease, with translation MELFSMDLYLSGLQQFTNPAMFLSSFLGVLVGIVFGALPGLTATMTIAVFIPFTFGMSPYISFAFLLGLYTGAVYGGSISAILINIPGTPSAIATSLDGYPMSQAGRAGEAIGISTISSTIGGFLSVFVLMFAAPAIASVALKFSAEEYVGITLIGLSIIAIISPGSTIKGLIAGVIGLIIGIVGLDPITGYPRFIMGQAELLEGIDSIPVMIGMYGLSEMLVQISSAEYKVTVEQKLSKIVPPWKDIKRIFGTVVRSSFIGVLIGALPAAGGSIASLVAYGQEKRLGKRRDLLGTGIIEGIAAPEAANNASTGGALIPMLTLGIPGDAMTAVLMGGLIIQGLRPGPLLFQQQMPFVSSIFISLLLSVVFMCILGLLGARVYAKLISFPKKYLIPAILVFGLVGSYAISNSIFDIWVLIISGVVGFLFRKIGLPIAPIILGMILGPLFESNFRRALMLNEGNWATFVQRPISLFFLVVVVVVLAGPVVMKKLKKIITNTKGV, from the coding sequence ATGGAATTGTTTTCAATGGATTTATATCTTTCAGGATTGCAGCAATTTACCAACCCAGCCATGTTCCTTTCCTCCTTCCTGGGGGTATTGGTAGGAATTGTGTTCGGAGCCTTGCCCGGACTTACTGCAACCATGACCATTGCCGTATTCATCCCCTTTACCTTTGGGATGTCACCCTATATCTCCTTTGCCTTCTTGTTGGGGCTGTATACCGGAGCTGTGTATGGAGGGTCGATCTCGGCCATCCTGATCAACATCCCGGGAACACCTTCAGCTATCGCAACCAGTCTGGACGGATATCCGATGAGCCAGGCCGGGCGTGCAGGAGAGGCCATCGGTATTTCCACGATTAGTTCCACCATTGGGGGATTCCTCAGTGTGTTTGTCCTGATGTTTGCAGCACCGGCCATTGCCAGTGTTGCCCTGAAATTCAGTGCAGAAGAATATGTAGGGATTACCCTTATCGGGCTAAGTATCATTGCAATCATCTCACCTGGTTCCACCATCAAGGGGCTGATCGCCGGAGTTATCGGTCTGATCATCGGAATTGTTGGCTTGGACCCCATCACCGGATATCCCCGGTTCATCATGGGACAGGCAGAGTTGTTGGAAGGAATCGACTCAATCCCGGTTATGATCGGTATGTATGGTCTCTCTGAGATGCTGGTGCAGATCTCCAGCGCCGAATACAAGGTAACCGTTGAACAGAAGTTGAGTAAGATTGTTCCTCCCTGGAAGGATATCAAGAGAATATTTGGTACAGTAGTGCGATCTTCCTTTATTGGAGTCTTGATCGGTGCACTTCCTGCAGCTGGTGGTTCCATTGCTTCCTTGGTCGCCTATGGACAAGAGAAGCGTCTGGGCAAACGCCGAGACTTGCTTGGTACCGGTATTATTGAGGGAATCGCCGCTCCGGAGGCTGCAAACAATGCAAGCACCGGTGGTGCCTTGATCCCCATGCTTACCCTCGGTATCCCAGGGGATGCGATGACCGCAGTCTTGATGGGTGGCCTTATCATCCAGGGACTTCGTCCAGGTCCACTGTTGTTCCAACAGCAGATGCCGTTCGTCTCCTCAATCTTCATCAGCTTGCTGCTTTCAGTAGTCTTTATGTGCATCCTTGGCTTGCTTGGTGCACGCGTATATGCAAAGCTGATCAGCTTCCCGAAGAAGTATCTCATCCCAGCCATCCTGGTTTTTGGGTTGGTCGGAAGCTATGCCATCAGCAACTCAATCTTTGATATCTGGGTACTCATCATCAGTGGTGTGGTCGGGTTCCTCTTCAGGAAGATCGGCTTGCCCATTGCACCGATTATTCTTGGAATGATCCTCGGACCCTTGTTTGAGAGCAATTTCAGACGTGCCTTGATGTTGAACGAAGGTAATTGGGCTACATTTGTCCAGAGACCTATCAGTCTGTTCTTCCTGGTTGTCGTGGTGGTGGTACTTGCCGGCCCAGTAGTCATGAAGAAACTCAAGAAAATCATTACAAATACCAAGGGAGTATAA
- a CDS encoding NADH:flavin oxidoreductase, producing the protein MLDANSILLSSLKIGNRTAQNRFVAQPMEGNDGENGAVSERAIKRYTQLAEGKWGVIVIEALAVKSDALARKNQMVINREHLPGFKKLVSEMKKADPNALILFQITHSGRKSGKDFSQPTALYDPAPHEHLLTTEEIDEIQRLFVEATLLAEEAGADGVDFKMCHGYFGCELLRPANQRDDKWGGSFQNRTRFLSESVKELKNRLKNKDFILGSRISYWEGIKGGCGTKSADDAVEDLHEMDEVIRLMVNLGLDYVNVSAGIPGVTSEITRPTATSKWFYLHQFRYARRAKALVGDAMKVFGSAYSVLKEEALPLAEENLQNGDTDFIGWGRQTLADPLFPKRLALGEQVDYCKLCSGCSKLMVKQEKVKCIIYPVIKE; encoded by the coding sequence ATGCTTGATGCGAATAGTATATTGCTCAGTTCACTGAAAATTGGAAATCGTACTGCACAGAACCGCTTTGTTGCCCAACCAATGGAAGGGAATGACGGGGAAAATGGAGCAGTATCAGAGCGCGCAATCAAGCGCTATACACAGCTTGCAGAGGGGAAGTGGGGTGTCATCGTTATTGAGGCACTTGCAGTAAAAAGTGATGCCTTGGCAAGAAAGAACCAGATGGTAATCAACAGAGAACACCTTCCGGGATTCAAGAAGCTGGTTTCAGAGATGAAAAAGGCCGACCCCAATGCCCTGATTCTTTTCCAGATCACCCACTCAGGACGCAAGAGTGGCAAGGACTTTTCCCAGCCGACTGCCTTGTATGACCCAGCACCCCATGAGCACTTGCTCACCACCGAGGAAATTGATGAAATACAACGCCTGTTTGTGGAAGCAACCCTGCTCGCAGAAGAGGCAGGTGCCGATGGGGTGGATTTCAAGATGTGCCATGGCTACTTCGGGTGTGAATTGCTTCGTCCTGCAAACCAGAGAGATGACAAGTGGGGAGGTTCCTTCCAGAACCGTACACGGTTTCTCTCTGAGTCTGTGAAGGAACTGAAAAACCGTCTGAAGAACAAGGACTTCATCCTTGGCAGCAGAATCAGCTACTGGGAAGGGATCAAGGGCGGTTGTGGAACAAAGAGCGCTGATGACGCGGTGGAAGATCTACATGAGATGGACGAGGTGATCCGTCTTATGGTCAACCTTGGACTGGATTATGTGAATGTCTCAGCAGGAATTCCTGGGGTAACCAGTGAAATCACCCGACCGACTGCCACCTCCAAGTGGTTCTACCTTCATCAGTTCAGGTATGCCCGAAGGGCGAAAGCCTTGGTCGGGGATGCAATGAAGGTGTTTGGTTCTGCCTACTCTGTCCTCAAGGAAGAAGCACTTCCCCTTGCAGAAGAGAACCTACAGAACGGGGACACAGACTTCATTGGCTGGGGAAGACAGACACTAGCCGACCCACTATTCCCGAAACGCCTTGCTCTGGGGGAGCAGGTGGATTATTGTAAACTTTGTTCGGGCTGTTCAAAACTCATGGTGAAACAGGAGAAGGTGAAGTGCATCATCTACCCTGTGATAAAAGAATAG
- a CDS encoding LacI family DNA-binding transcriptional regulator: protein MTKRVTVYDISKRLGLSPSTVSRVLNNSSLISTEKKELILRTAEEMGYQKRAIKRQKGRAIINIRLFLPKTQFSYIHLFYDVAELIEGIQHGFGETRVNIITSLNDGDLSLFDSKKLGDIDGCIFAFTKPSDALEELLEDRSVPFILLNRSNPEHNYVLVDNLVGMDALVNAMYKKRGESLKPCYVGFSKLPSVSEQREMGVYKGCQARNIPFDRDKDVIMVDSLTELREKVLPAIEEHSYNGVFCFNDLMAVSLYQTALRRNWRVPDLFSLTGFDNSPMLQLLDQRIDTIEFSLLKLGKEAGMWLNGRIINRLDNAIQKALEGDYIVGETI, encoded by the coding sequence ATGACAAAGCGAGTAACGGTATATGATATTTCGAAACGGCTGGGACTGAGTCCCAGTACCGTTTCGAGGGTACTCAACAACTCTTCCCTCATCAGTACAGAGAAGAAGGAACTCATTCTTCGTACGGCTGAAGAGATGGGGTACCAAAAACGAGCGATCAAACGACAGAAGGGACGGGCAATTATCAATATCCGCCTGTTTCTGCCCAAGACCCAGTTCAGTTACATCCATCTCTTCTATGATGTGGCTGAATTGATCGAAGGTATCCAGCATGGATTCGGCGAAACTCGTGTGAATATCATTACCAGCTTGAATGATGGCGATCTCTCGCTCTTCGACTCCAAGAAACTTGGGGACATCGATGGGTGCATTTTCGCATTCACCAAACCCTCTGATGCCCTTGAGGAACTTCTGGAAGACCGTTCTGTCCCGTTCATCCTTCTGAACCGTTCAAACCCTGAACATAACTATGTGTTGGTGGATAACCTGGTCGGTATGGACGCCTTGGTGAATGCGATGTACAAGAAGCGGGGGGAATCCCTCAAGCCTTGTTACGTAGGCTTCTCAAAACTCCCTTCAGTAAGTGAACAACGTGAGATGGGAGTCTATAAAGGGTGCCAGGCCCGTAATATTCCCTTTGACCGTGATAAGGATGTGATTATGGTGGACTCTCTCACCGAACTACGTGAGAAAGTACTGCCCGCAATAGAGGAGCACTCCTATAACGGGGTTTTCTGCTTCAACGACCTTATGGCTGTTTCTCTCTACCAAACCGCCCTGAGAAGAAATTGGAGGGTGCCTGACCTGTTTTCCCTCACAGGATTTGACAACTCCCCCATGTTGCAACTATTGGACCAGAGGATCGACACCATTGAGTTCTCACTCCTGAAATTGGGAAAAGAAGCGGGGATGTGGTTGAACGGTCGCATTATCAATCGTTTGGATAATGCAATACAGAAAGCCTTGGAAGGGGATTATATCGTAGGAGAAACAATCTAG